Proteins found in one Paraburkholderia caballeronis genomic segment:
- a CDS encoding capsule biosynthesis protein — protein sequence MRRSFLALQGTASPFFRQLASKLIDRGHTFERVNFCGGDLIYGGRETTHNFGGRSSDLPLWYEQRIARSAATDVIMFGDCREVHRHMHPLAAANGIRVHVFEEGYVRPHWITLERYGVNGRSLLSRDPDWYREQRNVTPPSPLGLETGYNLRERAYHDIRYRLANGLLAVRFPHYKSHRPCNGLLEYTGLASRQLRQRAYHADAEQKMHELLAANARYYLLPLQLNSDSQIVVHSPFDTIAQVVERVFASFAAHAPADTLLVVKNHPLDSGLVDHRRHALKAAREWGVLERVRFLDGGHLPTLLDHALGVVVVNSTVGLSALHHGRPLIALGDAIYSMAGLTWQHDLDDFWRYSHAPDMILYSAFLDYVVHHTQINGDFYTKSGIRMAIDAVVKRFEKADG from the coding sequence ATGCGGCGTTCGTTTTTGGCATTGCAGGGAACGGCATCGCCGTTTTTTCGTCAGCTTGCATCGAAGCTGATCGATCGAGGTCACACCTTCGAGCGGGTCAATTTCTGCGGCGGCGATCTGATCTATGGCGGGCGCGAAACGACCCACAATTTTGGCGGGCGCAGTTCGGATTTGCCCCTTTGGTATGAGCAGCGGATTGCGCGTAGTGCGGCTACCGACGTCATCATGTTCGGAGATTGCCGCGAAGTACATCGGCATATGCATCCGCTTGCTGCAGCGAACGGAATACGAGTTCATGTTTTCGAGGAGGGATATGTCCGGCCGCACTGGATCACGCTTGAGCGATATGGCGTGAATGGAAGGTCGTTGTTGTCGCGTGATCCGGACTGGTATCGCGAACAGCGCAACGTTACGCCTCCGAGTCCACTGGGCCTTGAGACCGGCTACAACCTCCGCGAACGCGCCTATCACGATATTCGTTACAGGCTGGCCAACGGATTGCTGGCCGTTCGTTTTCCACATTACAAAAGCCATCGGCCTTGCAACGGACTATTGGAGTACACGGGGCTTGCGTCGCGGCAATTGAGGCAGCGTGCCTACCATGCTGACGCCGAGCAAAAAATGCATGAACTGCTCGCGGCGAACGCGCGTTATTACCTGCTTCCGCTTCAGCTCAATTCAGACTCGCAAATTGTCGTTCATTCGCCTTTCGATACCATCGCGCAGGTTGTCGAGCGGGTTTTTGCGTCGTTCGCTGCGCATGCGCCAGCCGACACGCTGCTCGTGGTCAAGAACCATCCGCTCGATAGCGGCCTTGTCGATCATCGGCGCCATGCGCTGAAGGCCGCGCGCGAGTGGGGCGTGCTGGAGCGTGTGAGGTTTCTGGACGGCGGCCACTTGCCGACGTTGCTCGATCATGCGCTCGGCGTGGTGGTCGTGAACAGTACCGTGGGTTTGTCCGCGCTTCACCATGGTCGTCCGCTGATTGCATTGGGCGACGCCATATACAGCATGGCCGGCCTGACGTGGCAACATGATCTCGATGATTTCTGGCGCTATTCGCATGCGCCGGACATGATTTTGTATAGTGCATTCCTCGACTACGTAGTGCATCACACCCAGATTAATGGGGATTTCTACACGAAATCGGGCATCAGGATGGCAATTGACGCGGTGGTGAAACGGTTTGAAAAGGCCGACGGATAG